Proteins from one Triticum aestivum cultivar Chinese Spring chromosome 7A, IWGSC CS RefSeq v2.1, whole genome shotgun sequence genomic window:
- the LOC123147291 gene encoding transcription factor MAMYB, whose amino-acid sequence MEFIDDDWDSQPRARVVHSRADAAANFSSPTANPASRSLPHVAACAAAAVLLLAAAYSLDSAYQVFASILVWIASSLLLAPFAPSSATGGDISVGRGSLLPDQEPSQEPTPDPIAPSRRGRRQNAAPPPPKSSDPVAPPVQPPPLRQEAMGAGTAVLDGGEREEEVGEWTDQEMELLRRQMLKHPAGEPQRWEKIAAVFGGRRTPESVIRAAKSGGATAAGGSFEQFLRKRKPLDPRAGAADADTGGNAGGGDGGWSAGEDRSLLNALKEFPKDTAMRWEKVAAAVPGKTKAGCMKRVTELKRDFRSSKEP is encoded by the coding sequence aTGGAGTTCATCGACGACGACTGGGACTCCCAGCCGCGCGCGCGCGTTGTCCACTCCCGCGCCGATGCCGCCGCCAATTTCTCATCCCCCACTGCGAATCCCGCGTCCCGCTCTCTCCCCCACGTCGCCGCCTGCGCCGCTGCAGCCGTGCTCCTCCTCGCCGCAGCCTACTCCCTCGACTCGGCGTACCAGGTCTTCGCCTCCATTCTCGTTTGGATCGCATCCTCGCTGCTCCTCGCCCCCTTCGCGCCATCCTCCGCCACTGGTGGCGACATCTCCGTCGGCCGCGGCAGCCTCCTCCCCGACCAGGAACCGTCCCAGGAGCCCACCCCGGATCCCATCGCCCCCTCCCGCCGGGGTCGCCGCCAgaacgccgccccgccgcccccaaAGTCGTCAGATCCGGTCGCTCCTCCCGTCCAGCCGCCTCCACTGCGGCAGGAGGCGATGGGTGCGGGGACCGCTGTTCTGGACggcggggagagggaggaggaggttggCGAGTGGACCGACCAAGAAATGGAGCTTCTCCGGCGGCAGATGCTGAAGCACCCGGCAGGAGAGCCCCAGCGCTGGGAGAAGATCGCTGCAGTGTTCGGCGGCCGCCGCACGCCGGAGAGCGTCATCCGCGCAGCAAAGTCGGGCGGCGCCACGGCGGCTGGTGGCTCGTTCGAGCAGTTCCTGCGCAAGCGAAAGCCGCTGGACCCAAGGGCCGGGGCCGCTGACGCAGACACAGGTGGCAATGCTGGAGGAGGGGACGGTGGTTGGAGTGCTGGCGAGGACCGTTCTCTGCTGAACGCGCTCAAGGAGTTCCCTAAGGACACGGCAATGAGGTGGGAGAAGGTGGCCGCAGCAGTGCCTGGGAAGACAAAGGCTGGGTGCATGAAGAGGGTCACTGAGCTCAAGCGTGACTTTCGGAGCAGCAAGGAGCCATAG